TCCCGCTCAAGACATTTCTCTTCTCTGTTATGATCGCTACCTTGATGCTGCCCCACGCCTCGATCATGATTCCGCGGTATATCCTGTTCCGGAAGCTGGGCTGGCTGGATACGTATTGGCCGTTTATCATACCTTCCGCCTTTGCCACATCGGCATTTTTCGTCTACCTGATGATTCAGTTCCTGAGGGGACTGCCGCGCGATCTGGACGAATCGGCTATTATCGACGGCTGCAATTCCTTTACCGTACTGACCCGGGTTCTCCTGCCCTTGTGCAAGCCGGCTATTTTCTCCGTGGGCATTTTCCAATTCATCTGGACCTGGAACGACTTCTTCAACTCGATCATCTACATCAGCAGTGTCAAAAAATTCACCGTTTCCCTGGGGCTTCGCCTGTCGCTCGACGCTTCCTCGGCCGTCTCCTGGAACCAGGTTCTGGCTATGTCGGTGGTCAGCATTGTGCCTTGTGTCCTGATCTTCTTCTTCGCCCAAAAATATTTTGTGGAGGGCATATCGACTACGGGCATTAAAGGGTGACGGGGCGCTGGTTGGAGGTTCACTATTGATATGTATGTCGAGACGGAAAGGGTTTGAACCCGCGACCTCCTGCCCCGAAGTATGGGGCGGGGGTCTTTGCTGTTAGTGGATAGCGGAATCCAAGAAGGACGGCAACAGACTTCCCTGGCAGCAGGCGCCCGGCGTGTAGCCGGGAAATGCCTGTTGGGCGCTGAGGTATTTCCTGCTGACTCAGCCTATGCGGCTTACCTGAACTCCTGCGGATGCCGGTTGCGCAGCTCCGCAACGGCGTGTCCCCGTCCGGTTTGCACCAGCCGCTCGGCATAGCTCTTCAGATGTCCTTTTGCATGATACGGGCCGCCTTCTTTCATCACCGTCCAGAGGGGATCGGTGTCGAACGGCATGGACCGCATCATGTTCTCGTGCCAATCATGCAATAGATATGTTCCCTCCCGGCAGAGGTCGGGACGGGCCCCGGCCAGATTGCGGAGCTCGTGCGGATCTTGATTGAGATCGAACAACATTTCACGGTCGAACAAATGATAGCCGTCATGATAAGTGCGGATATACAGCCAGTCGCCGAACCGGACACTCCGCTGGCAGACATGGGCGCACTGGGAGACGACGAGGTAGTCGCGGCCGCTCTCTTCTCCGGCCAGAAGCGCGGGCGCGTAGCTCTGCCCGTCCCAGCTCGGAGCGGGCTTTAGGCCAAGCAGATCTGCGATCGTGGGCGGAAGATCCAGATGGTAATGCAGCCCTCTATTCACATGGCCTTTAAGGGCGCCGGGCCACCGGACGATCATCGGGATGCGGCAGGTGCCTTGATCGGCTGTGCCGTGTTCGCCGTATATGCCGAGTTCTCCCATATTCTCACCGTGGTCGGCTGTAATAATGATCGCCACTTCATCCATAATTCCCTGCTGCTCCAGATTCCGGAAAATGGCTCCGATATGTCCGTCCATATAGCGGATTCCGCAGTCGTACCCGTCGATCATCCGCCGTAATCCGGCGTAGTCGGCAATTTCGCCCGGATATCGCGGATACTTATCCAAGGTGCGGTTGTCATACATATTAATCTCGCTCGCACTGTGCGGGCCCACTTTGTTCCGGTGCTCCTCAAGTACATCATCCGTCAGCCAGGCCGGAAGCGGTTCTTCGGCGAACGGATTGCCGAAGCTGGCGGGTGCGCGGTATGGCGTATGCGGGTCCCAGTAGTTCACATACAGCATCCAGTCGTCCTGTCCGGCGTTGCGGTCCAGCCAGTCAAGAACGGCCGGAGTTACCTCCTCGGCCGATTCCATCCCGCAGCGGCCCGTATTATAAATTTCATTAAATCCGGCGTAGAACGGCCAGGCCGTATGCCTTTCCCCAAATGGACTGATTAGCGCCGTTCTCAGCCCCGCCTCCCGGAAAATCGAGGGGAAACTCTCGGAACCGAGCCGGCTGCGAAACTCCCGATCCACTCCTTCATGACGCAAATCGGCCGCCGTGCCGCCGTGGCCGACAACGCCGTTATGTATTCCGAACGTACCGGTCATGAGCGCGGTCCGCGAGGGAAGACACGGTGCGTCAGTAGTATAATAATTAGTGAAAATTACGCCTTCAGCCGCAATGCTATCGATATTGGGAGAGGTATTGCGATGATAGCCGTAGCAACCCAGATGGCTGGGCGTTGTCGAATCAAGATCAAGCAGCAGTACTTTCAATCCGTCCATCTCCTTATGATATAAATTTTGCTTGTGCGCGGTCAGCCTTTGATCGAACCGGCCATCCCGTCGACGAAATAACGCTGCAGAAACAGGAACAATAGAATGATCGGAGCAAGCGCAATCGTGCCTCCGGCAGCGAGGCCGGTCCAATCGACGATGTTCTCCCCGCGCAGCGCGTACATGCCTACGGCAAGCGTACGCAGTGCGGGATTGCTCAGCGTAAGCACCAGCGGGAGCAGAAATGAGTTCCATGTCCAGATAAACTGCATGATGGTTACACTCCCCATAATCGGCTTTGAAAGCGGGAGGATTACTCGGATAAATGTGCGGAAAAAGCCGCAGCCGTCAATGATCGAAGCCTCCTCCAGCTCTTTGGGCACCTGCCGGAAAAAGCTGGCAAACAACAGCACGAACAGCACATGCCCGCCGCCTGCTTCGGCTAATATGATTCCGAGCCGTGAGTCAAGCAGACCGAGGCTTTTGATCAACTGAAAAATCGGAATGATCGAAAACTCCAGCGGCACGAATATACTTAATCCGAATATCAGCAATAACCAGCGCCTGCCGGGAAACGCATACCTGCCGAGTGCATAACCGCAGGTCGCCGTAATCGCAAGCACAATGACGATCACCACAGCCGTGACGATGAATGTATTTAGAAAATACTGATTGAAGTTTCCGGCATTCCAGGCCCGGGTGAAATTGGAAAGGTTGAAATGTGCCGGAATAAGCGAGAGACTATCGGCGAAAAATTCTTCCGTATCTTTGAACGAAGCCGAAAGCATGCAAAGAAACGGATATATCCAGACGAACCCAATGAGAATCAATATAATATGCACGGATATGGCGCCTATTCTGCTCATTACGAGTTATCTCCTCCCCATGTCCGCAGCATCGCCTTGCGTATCAAGCCCTGTAACACGGCAAGAATTACAATCGTAAAGGCGAAGAATATTCCTGCGGCGGACGCATAACCCATACTGGGGACTCCCATTTCACTTGAAAACGCATAGCGGTAAATATAGGTTGACACGACATCGGTCGCGAAAAAGGGTCCGCCGTCCGTCATCGTTTTAATGAGGTCGAATACCTTAAGCGCCCCGGCCGTGTTAAGGAGCAGAATAACCAGGGCAATCGGCATAATCAGCGGCAGTGTAATATGATAGAAAGTACGGAAGTGTCCGGCCCCGTCACTCCGGGCAGCTTCATACAGCTCCCGGGGGATGCTCTGAAGACCGGCCAGCCAGTAAATCATGTTCATCCCTAAATTCTTCCAGATATAAGTGACAATGACCGCATACATCGCAGTGCGTCCATCGCTTAACCAATTCACTCCGCTTCCAGGCAGGTTCAGCTTCGCCAACGCATAATTCAGCGGGCCGTCCGCTCCCCAGATAAATATCATGATCATGCCGACTATCGACGTTGTGGCGATAACCGGAATGAAGAACAACGTTCTGTACAGTTTGGCGAAACGCAGCAGCGGATTGTTCAGCATAACTGCGAGGACAAGCGACAAGACGAGCAGCGGAGGAACAGCCTGAAGCATAAACATAAAGCTGTTCCTGTACGCTTTCCAAAAATATGGGTCCGCAATCAGCCGCGTATAATTATCCAGCTTGACAAATGTTGCGTTCGAGCTGATACCCGACCAGTCCAGCATGGAATAGTACCAGTTAATAACGATCGGCCAGCCTTGAAACAGCAGATAAAATATCAGGTTCGGTGCGACGAACAGCCAGCACCATAAGGCTGTGCGGTTTCTCTTGGCCTTTGTTCCGCTCACGGCGCGTTGATTGATGGCGCCAGCCATTGCCTTTTCCATCTATTCCCTCCTAAACAAAGATTGCCCGGCCTTAGTTGCTTATTTCAGCGCCGCGTAGTCTTCGGGCAAATAATCCGCCATCGGCTTCCAATTCGGAAACACGAAGTCGTCTTCGTCTAACTGAACACCCGCCTTCTTGGCATTGTCTATCGCGGTTGTCCAGGCCTTGCCGACCTGTTCTGAGTATTGTCCAAGCTGTCCGGTGTAATCCGTTACCGCGCCGGCTACCGTACCGGCCAGGAGTTCCCCAAGATCAGGGTGAACATCCTTATAATATTCAAATACTCCGGGCGATTTCGGATTGCGTATGGCCGGGTTGGGAACGGTGCGGCCATATTCATGAGCCAGTTCGTAATAGGCCTTTAGCTGCGGAACCGTGGCGTATTGCTCGTTAATGCCTTTAATCAGCGAGAAGGCATCGCCCGAAGACACGCGGGCTTTCTGGAAATAATCTCCCGTGTACAGCTCCTTAAGATACAGCGCTGCGGCCTCGGGATTCTTGGAATCCGCGGATATTCCCATCCAGGGCAGGCTGCCTGCCAGCTCAATCGATCCCTTGCGCCCGGTATCGGGAACGGGAGGCGCCATTACGCCATAATCGAGATTCGGATTATCCTTGTTCCATACTCCGATGCTCCAGGCACCCTGCACGATAAATCCTGCTTGTCCTTGGCCAAACAAAGCCCTTGCTTCCGGAGCCGAAATGCTCATAGTCTGAGGATGAAAGCTTTTGTCGTCCGCGAGCCCTTTAAAGAGAGAGTAAACCCCGGTTACGGGTTCGGAATTATATGTTGTCAGGCCATCCGCCAGATTGATGGGGGAGGTTGAATTCAGACCGGCGCCAGCCAGAGAGGACCAGTCGCGCACAATCATCAACCAGCGGCCCGTCTGCTTGCCGCCCTCAACTATGCCGTAATACTTGCCCTGGCCG
This region of Paenibacillus sp. URB8-2 genomic DNA includes:
- a CDS encoding carbohydrate ABC transporter permease → MTRSTNSILRYLLLIALGLVMMYPLLWLFASSFKTNAAIFGSSRLLPDTFVWNAYTEGWKGTGQYGFQDFFINTLFLVIPTVVLTILSSVIVAYGFARFSFPLKTFLFSVMIATLMLPHASIMIPRYILFRKLGWLDTYWPFIIPSAFATSAFFVYLMIQFLRGLPRDLDESAIIDGCNSFTVLTRVLLPLCKPAIFSVGIFQFIWTWNDFFNSIIYISSVKKFTVSLGLRLSLDASSAVSWNQVLAMSVVSIVPCVLIFFFAQKYFVEGISTTGIKG
- a CDS encoding sulfatase family protein, producing the protein MKVLLLDLDSTTPSHLGCYGYHRNTSPNIDSIAAEGVIFTNYYTTDAPCLPSRTALMTGTFGIHNGVVGHGGTAADLRHEGVDREFRSRLGSESFPSIFREAGLRTALISPFGERHTAWPFYAGFNEIYNTGRCGMESAEEVTPAVLDWLDRNAGQDDWMLYVNYWDPHTPYRAPASFGNPFAEEPLPAWLTDDVLEEHRNKVGPHSASEINMYDNRTLDKYPRYPGEIADYAGLRRMIDGYDCGIRYMDGHIGAIFRNLEQQGIMDEVAIIITADHGENMGELGIYGEHGTADQGTCRIPMIVRWPGALKGHVNRGLHYHLDLPPTIADLLGLKPAPSWDGQSYAPALLAGEESGRDYLVVSQCAHVCQRSVRFGDWLYIRTYHDGYHLFDREMLFDLNQDPHELRNLAGARPDLCREGTYLLHDWHENMMRSMPFDTDPLWTVMKEGGPYHAKGHLKSYAERLVQTGRGHAVAELRNRHPQEFR
- a CDS encoding carbohydrate ABC transporter permease, with the translated sequence MSRIGAISVHIILILIGFVWIYPFLCMLSASFKDTEEFFADSLSLIPAHFNLSNFTRAWNAGNFNQYFLNTFIVTAVVIVIVLAITATCGYALGRYAFPGRRWLLLIFGLSIFVPLEFSIIPIFQLIKSLGLLDSRLGIILAEAGGGHVLFVLLFASFFRQVPKELEEASIIDGCGFFRTFIRVILPLSKPIMGSVTIMQFIWTWNSFLLPLVLTLSNPALRTLAVGMYALRGENIVDWTGLAAGGTIALAPIILLFLFLQRYFVDGMAGSIKG
- a CDS encoding carbohydrate ABC transporter permease, whose product is MEKAMAGAINQRAVSGTKAKRNRTALWCWLFVAPNLIFYLLFQGWPIVINWYYSMLDWSGISSNATFVKLDNYTRLIADPYFWKAYRNSFMFMLQAVPPLLVLSLVLAVMLNNPLLRFAKLYRTLFFIPVIATTSIVGMIMIFIWGADGPLNYALAKLNLPGSGVNWLSDGRTAMYAVIVTYIWKNLGMNMIYWLAGLQSIPRELYEAARSDGAGHFRTFYHITLPLIMPIALVILLLNTAGALKVFDLIKTMTDGGPFFATDVVSTYIYRYAFSSEMGVPSMGYASAAGIFFAFTIVILAVLQGLIRKAMLRTWGGDNS
- a CDS encoding ABC transporter substrate-binding protein; this encodes MFMRLLVLLLVVLFVLPLSACTSTNGSNGAGKEAKAGEANIAKNNSGSTADSPITLRVMDWSDSVKTIREEFHKQFMAKYPNIKIEYTQLTVDQFKNTILTAIQSGRAPDLFPIPSNVKLATAVAEGWFQPLNPYLGEDFLNQFADGTFQNGITSFDGQLYAIPETASLPSSLVFYNKTLLKEAGYDETNLPRTYTEFRAAAKKITENGQGKYYGIVEGGKQTGRWLMIVRDWSSLAGAGLNSTSPINLADGLTTYNSEPVTGVYSLFKGLADDKSFHPQTMSISAPEARALFGQGQAGFIVQGAWSIGVWNKDNPNLDYGVMAPPVPDTGRKGSIELAGSLPWMGISADSKNPEAAALYLKELYTGDYFQKARVSSGDAFSLIKGINEQYATVPQLKAYYELAHEYGRTVPNPAIRNPKSPGVFEYYKDVHPDLGELLAGTVAGAVTDYTGQLGQYSEQVGKAWTTAIDNAKKAGVQLDEDDFVFPNWKPMADYLPEDYAALK